A window of the Brassica napus cultivar Da-Ae chromosome C5, Da-Ae, whole genome shotgun sequence genome harbors these coding sequences:
- the LOC106398047 gene encoding NAC domain-containing protein 69-like: MNKYTFNPPEDELINYYLNNKITENDDPEGKQINEVNICHHEPADLPGLAKIESGHTWYFISPVKKFGKLNRRKRASKTGHWKITGNSCTIKDTDGNPIGLKKFLVFQENKNRRSSTLLPTTAHQHKFTWIIHEFHSFLHHPNKMLTHHKDPVEDYGGDYCNDLEELTQSWEQGESSGLLRGENGHVYGQNTVENSNVRAPSTQIPNLGFLFFVFLFFFLSDLKKLKMKQSWTAMCQ; the protein is encoded by the exons ATGAATAAGTACACATTTAACCCACCTGAGGATGAGCTCATTAACTACTACTTGAACAACAAGATCACAGAAAATGATGATCCTGAGGGGAAACAAATAAACGAGGTCAACATATGTCACCATGAACCAGCAGATTTACCAG GGCTGGCGAAGATAGAATCGGGTCACACTTGGTACTTCATATCTCCGGTAAAGAAGTTCGGGAAACTCAACCGAAGGAAGAGGGCATCAAAGACAGGACACTGGAAGATAACGGGGAATAGCTGTACGATTAAGGACACTGATGGTAACCCTATCGGTTTAAAGAAATTTCTTGTGttccaagaaaacaaaaacagaagatCATCTACTTTACTACCCACCACAGCCCATCAACACAAGTTCACTTGGATCATCCATGAATTTCATTCCTTTCTCCACCACCCCAATAAG ATGTTGACGCACCACAAGGACCCTGTCGAAGATTATGGTGGAGACTACTGTAATGACTTAGAAGAGCTAACCC AGTCATGGGAACAAGGTGAATCCAGCGGTCTCCTTCGCGGAGAAAATGGACACGTGTACGGACAAAACACCGTGGAAAACTCGAATGTGAGAGCACCTTCAACGCAAATACCCAACTTGGGTTtcctattttttgtttttcttttttttttcttgtctgatttaaaaaaattaaaaatgaaacaatCGTGGACCGCCATGTGTCAGTGA